The stretch of DNA TAACAATATCTTTGCCGAACCCAGCAAGACACGGCATTATCTTCACTAATTCACCTTCATAATCCAAGACTGATTGAGATTCTCTCCATGTTCTCTTGTCCGTTGCGGTAGTTGCGAATCGCAAAAATTCCGGAAAAAGTGTCATGTGTTTTTTAGTCGATGGATTGATCAAGTAAATGTACCTAAAATCTTCGTATATCCGAATCAAGATCAATCCATCACATGACCCCAAGACTTGAATAGTTTTGTTCTGAGATTTGTCGATTGGATCATCAGGAAAAGTGTAGtaactagaagaagaaggacaatTTTTTCCGTTGTTGTAATCATCCCTAGAAAAAATATCCAAACACAAAGTTGTTGAGTTTGAATCTTGTTCATCACGCATGGTTGACAGTTGTTGACTAACAACAAGAAGTTTCATATTAGGGGTTCGTAATCCTTTACAAACGAGTCGTTTGTGGGAAAAATGGGCTGATTCGATCatctctctatatttttttgacaagaTTTTGAATGTAGTTAATGCTTTTACGGGAAGATGTTGAAAAATCTCTTCAATTATATCTTGTGGTATAACAATTGTCTTAGCAATTTTATGTTTGTCATCCTCCATTCTTTTCCAATGATGATAAAATCATACTTTagatttgtatatttatatttatatatataagaaaaacaatgaACTAATCTTGGATTTTTAACTTTAGATTTAACATTTattgtggcaaaaaaaaaatgatttaacaatattaatttattataaaataataaagagtaaaaatataaacGTATATCTGCAAGAAATAAATTATGcttaatgtatgtatatattactaCAAAAAGTAATGAAAATAAATTGAGACAATTGatgggagatttttttttttttacagccaGACAATTTATGATTTCAGataattttctttaacaatTATTCACTaagaataaattatatataactaatcTATTTATTTGAACAttgatagattttaaaatttcatctATAAATTCTCCAAAAGGTTGTCTATCTACTTCTTTATTCCTAATTAGTATTGGTTTTGGTATTTTAGGGGATTTggtgaaatttaatattttaaaacttttgagaGATTTTTAAGTGGGGTTTTAAGGGATTTGGTTATTTCCTAGAATTTTTCTATCAAGTAAAAAGAGGTAAAAATGATTGATATTGTTGAGATTTTAGTATTATAAAGCTAATTAAAAAACtctaagaaggaaaaaaaagtaaaacttgGGTTCTAAGTTCTAACAACGCCATACACAAACACGTCACAATTTATGTAAAAGCAATCGAGGGATTGGGATGGATACACACGGGAGGGATGTCCGACCGGCTGGTCACCGGCATCGTCGCCGGGAAATTCtatcaagtgtttttttttgtaaaatttatagaaaaataaaaatatcatcccATAATATATAATCAGACTAGCACCAGatactttaattataaatcaagtttaataaagtttttgatattttaaaacatttatataattatatatcacatttattatgttccaaccgctattgcacccgctggtcaaccagtcgtaaacctcccgcaaacgcatcaattttaaaccgctaaaccagtcgtttaaaacgcttaataacgcttgaaaccgcaatcgcccgcttccgcaatctcccacaaccgcaaccgcagcgtttgaaccagtcaggccctcAGTAACTAGTGATCCTTCATCTTGAATCATCTAGTTGATATCAAACTTAGTTCGGAAAGTGATTCTTGATGCTAAAGTTGGACCGCTAATGTATGAAAAGGGACTGACACAAGACATTATTTCTGTTGTAAGTATTATGTTATCACATATTAGAGCTCTTGATTTCATCTAGTTGATGTTGTTTCTCTGAAACACAAGTTTCTGACTACACAGTACTGAGCCCTTGATACACAATAACACAAGTCAAAtcttggaaagaagaagaataaagaatcAGCTTTCTTACTCAGAACTTGTTGTGTAATACAATAATCACTCAGATTACAACAAGGCATTAGACCGTGGGCGTCATCAAGGAGCAAAACTCTAAACAGTGCATAACGATGGTTCAAACTCTTTTCCCCTTGAAGTCTATGAACACTCCCGAGACCATCTGCCGTGAGGTTTGGAAAAGCATAGAAAAATCCTTTTTATTCTTTGACTGCCCCGGACGAAAAATCTCGGATGAAGTGGGAAACAGATGTCTATCTCTGCCAGAAGAAGATTCAATGGCAACCAATGGAAGCATGCCACTGCCTACAATTATCAGTGTCACGCGGCTGCACTTATTATTGTAACCTTCCTACAACTTATTTTCCTTCTTATTTTCTATGAACTTTCCTACaactaacctttttttttcataactcttgtaggaattttttttagttttttttaccatcattattcataaaaaatgtttttttatgtttcctACGAACACTTATTTTCGTTAATAATGAATAGACAGCATACTATATATTCCTTCTGTCTCacatagattgatgttttagagaattatatttgtctctcaaatattgattttctacaattttgaataattttttttttgtcgtccgcaattttgaattaattaaagttaatatttttgtaaacttcaagaagtaatcaatgaaaacatttaaatttttgaattgttattggtctaaaattaaataatatatttttagtaagagaaaataatatagttaaaatcagtaatcattattttcttaaaatgtgtaaaaacttataaacatcAAACTACGAGGAACAGAGGGAGTACTAAATACGAAACTGTATAGGATGTTTGTTTTGCACAAAAGCATTGTGATTCCTGATTGGAAAGTAGTTAATGAAAATATCAACCTCTTTGCTGTATTTCGATACATCCACACAAAATCTCAAAAGATTTGAGTTTGAAGAGTTGTTTTAAGGGTCCTCCTGTGAAGAATAATCAACTTTTTTTGGACCATATCGACTCGACGTGGCTTATGTGAAGAATAATCAAGTGGTTATTCAGTCTCTCAGTTTTTATTAGGATTGTTTGATTTCATTCTTATATTATGGTTAATCTTATTTTATGCTAAATAATACTTCTTTTGGTCcaaattataatagtttttagATAAAAGcgcaaaaattaagaaacaataaattttttattttttttttactcaaaaggAATTTATATTGATTTAGGAAATGGAAATCCAGaaacaactttgtttttaataattaccGAGAGAATGTTTCCAAAACAGTCCTGGCGTCGATCGCAGAAACAAAGGAGTggataaatatttcaaaaaataatcttttacTGGATAGAAAACTATCACCAtcaacaataaatattttatcatttaacaaaatttaccaattaaaaaaacactgtagaatttaaataatcaaaaactattgaattaatattaaaatgcatagaaacttgaaaaaaaaaatcatataaaatagaacaaaaataaaaggcTAAAAGATCTTATAATTTGGAACAGAGGGAGTCATGTTTTCTCGAAAAATAATACTCTCTGATCCTTATTAATcctatttctaaaaaaaagttattttaaaaagatgttGTTTTTAAGTTAGCGATGCACTATATAATAGGTTTTGATAATGAATTGATTTCaagaataaaaactaaatacTATTGATTTAGagttatagaatattaaaaattacaaaagaaagaaacaaatatttataatcaaattttaatgtgtgaaaaaaatgtttaaaaataagatCAATGAGGGAGTATATTTTATTGGGATTGTTCGTTTTCATTTCCGTTATCACTAATCTttctttatgttatatataatataagtaagAATCATCCCCTATTTAATATttcggaagtacacaacttctttttggtagactatataatagttataagttataaagttatagttattatttgattcattagttagttacaaaataggttatatggGTTAACTTATACATAGATACACTTAAAAAGAATATCCCAAGAATAATAcaacttaaaagaaataaaatctctaACAACCATATACTGTTAGGCCATATATACTTTTAggcaattaaagaaaaaaaatataataaaatctcgaaaattaattaaaacgaaataatattttaccTAACACTCCTCCAAACTTTTAGTATAAATCATTGACATTTTCATTCACCGAAATACACTctattcataccaaaaaaattgttcaatccataaaatattcaagctttagtaatattattctttaaaaaaatatctattaaactaaaattttaactgAGTAAcggatcaaaatttgaatatttaaattcaatttcatatatttctttgttgaattgtatagtttaatatattttaaacttttaaaataaattaatttgaaatattttaaaatagtttaatttgatatttttaaaaatatcataaatatatgatagatcaaaaagttaaaaattataaacactctaatttgatttgttatagcacgaatcaataatatgtcactataatatgaaataattcCAAGAAATATGAGCAAAGgttaaaatttcaagaaatatgatttctcagattaaattaaagtttagaATAATGTTGTTTCGTAGGCTTTTTCTCGGTtaagatgattttgacaaacatacgttacattaatatgcggtatactACGGGTTAACTCACAatattaacaatcaaaatataatgtataattttaaacacttaacaaatcaaataaaaaaaataaattaattttttatcacacaacttaaCTTGCGGTATGCCACGGGTTAATTATCTAGATCTACTAgaatagatcttacaaaatatatgttattttcataattcataTTCAGCATATGATTTGGCATAGTATtctatccaaaaaaacttttaaaataaataaaataatcacatatatgatgtttttgaataaaaattacataataaacaaaagaaatttcaatccgtgctagagcacgggttatATTCTAGTGTTCTATTAATTCAGATGTGTCAATATCTTCTCAAGCTGTGAGACCTTTTCATGAAACAGATTTATTCAACTTTTGGGATAGCTTTAGTCAACCAAAGAGTTgtaaattttatcatttaatgAAGGATGAGGTactagtcaaaaaaaaaaaaaaaaattggtaacaaGAACTAGAAGTACTAATCCAACTTTACGTGCACTAAAGACTGTTTATACACTTGAGACCAAAAATTTACTCAACTACAAGTGATGAGAATGTTGAATAATGACAACGACTAACAAAGGTCAATAAGATTGAACGTGTCTTATGGCTATGAAACACTTGCTGTCTTGTAAATAATGATACTTGGCTGGCTGTATTGTTTTGTCCTTTAAGCAAATAAGCTAAGGCAACCGCTTGATAATGGAACGTTTTTAGGTTGTGTGAAATGTTCATAGCCATATAGAGAAGGGAGCTTCCATGCATTGACTAGCTAGATgataaaaacttataattagtctttttcaaaaaaaaacttgtaattaGTCCCAGGCTGTGATTTGCTCTATTATGTCCTACTttatcaaatattcaaattatacaAAATTGGAAAGccttttggaggaaaaaaaataaggaataaTAATTTGTTGcttcttgtttctttaattataattattttgcaTCTTTTACGCTCTTAAGGATTTAGAAAAAGTAAAGGAGGGATGGGGTGTCGAAGGGGTCAAGGGgatataacacaaaataaatttaggTTTAGATACCATGAATCAGATACGTGTATATCAATGTCGGTGATATCTTTGAATAATGtatttaaagaaacaataaattttGCCTAATAAAAATAGGaataatttgaaaaacaaaactgcGAAACAAACGTAGTCATAAACGATAAACATATGAAAATTTTTACGAACCTGTGAAATTATATGATAGTTCATAAACGTATACAGAACAATTCACATGTCTTTCGTTcagttcacttttttttttatcaacgattatatatatatatatatatatcagacgttgtaaaattatatattacagaTAATGTTAACGATTAGCTCCAAAAT from Camelina sativa cultivar DH55 chromosome 9, Cs, whole genome shotgun sequence encodes:
- the LOC104712662 gene encoding putative F-box protein At1g71320; the encoded protein is MEDDKHKIAKTIVIPQDIIEEIFQHLPVKALTTFKILSKKYREMIESAHFSHKRLVCKGLRTPNMKLLVVSQQLSTMRDEQDSNSTTLCLDIFSRDDYNNGKNCPSSSSYYTFPDDPIDKSQNKTIQVLGSCDGLILIRIYEDFRYIYLINPSTKKHMTLFPEFLRFATTATDKRTWRESQSVLDYEGELVKIMPCLAGFGKDIVTKSYKVILLYPRRQILLYSIHHQNCHYFKVEVISLDNGLQREADTPCLYDVQFCEEHTSVYANGSLFWLTLAWKGISRLLAIDLHTEKFRWISLPKCHTSYATSIEMGNLNDRLCLSNVLENSNLQVWSLQEDHPLNEKWKKIYYIDIKTSQLNEKFWMFGLPAAYFPRIGKNRDHVSFARNKTISYSPTMISPSSLML